CCATACACGCCCTCCGAACTGGCGAGCGCCTCGAGCACCGCTTCGGCGGAGAGGCGGCCACCGAGGGCCTCGGGGATCCTTTCGAACAGGACGTCTTCGGGGTCGTTCGCCCGCAGGACGGCGTCGCGGACCGCGACGCATTCGGCCGGGATCGACTTGGTGCGCTGCGCGTAGGCCGTCAGATCCTCGAACCGCCGGTACAGGGTCTGGGCGACGGACAGTGCCGGAGCGTCGGGCGCTAGTTCGAACGCGTTGGCCAGGCCGCTCAGATAGGCAGCCTCCTGGACCGAGCGGTCGATCCGGCGCAGCCGGATCGCCTCGGGACGCTGCAGCAGCTTGTCGGCGAGCACGTCGTCGAAGTCGGTCTGGAACACGCCGTCGACGTAGACCGCTACGCGGTCGCGCCTGGACATCAGGTTCGCCATCGCGAGCAACGGCATCACCCCGGCCTTCATGCCGAACGGCGCGACGGACCATGTGGTGTAGACCTGATCGAGCGTCGTGTCCGGCGCGTCCTCGATGACCGACCATGCGGCGGCGAGCGTGGCACCGGCACCGTCAGGCAGAGGGGCTTGGAAATCAGTGGCGCCGTCCACTTCGCGGTGCAGCCCGAACGGCCTGAGCACCGTCATGTAGAGGCCCATCTCCGCGGGATAGCCGGTGTAACCGAGGTCCGCCGTCCCGGGCCGGTCGACCATGGCGTGCATCAGGTTCCGCACGGCGGCCATCGCGCTCGACGACGGCTTATTCCGCTGGAGCAGTTCGCTGTGCAGCACGGGCGCCTTGCGGAACGCCTTGTCGGCGAGCGTGCTCGCGAGCACGGCCAGCGGCTCCCGCACGGCGTCGTCGCCCTCGGTAGACAGCCGCCAGGTGGCCTCGTTCAGCGCGGCGTCGAGGCGCCGAAGCAGGTTCTCTGTCGTGGCGGCGTGACGTGCCCCCGTCTCGCGTCGCGCGATCCGGTCACCCTCAAGCCGGAGATTGTCGCGCATGACCCGTTCCAGCGCGATGAGTTCGGACGCCGGTGCCAGGAGGTCGTGTCGCGAGGGCGCCGCGCCGACGGCAGCGACCGTCCCGGTCTTCCGGAAGGCATCGGCCATGAGCTTGCAGCGCACGTCGATCTCGGGCCGATCGAAGGCGCCGTCGTTCACGACCAGCACGAGCATTCCACTGCCGCGTCGTTCGACCTGTGAGAGCCTGTTCGCCGCATCTTGCGGCTTCTCGGCACGCGTCGCGATATCCAGCACGATGTCGAACGTGCGCAGGGTGCCGGTGCGCAGATAGTGCCGCTTGGCGGCGACGGCCGACAGTCCGACCCGCGCCGGAATGGCGTTGAGTTCGGACGGCGAGGGTTGCGCGGTGACCAGGCCGATCGCTTCGTCGAGATCGAAGTCGCTGCCAGCGAACAGCGCGTAGCCCCCGAGGCGGGGCTGCGGCATCAGGATTGCCCAGGACAGCAGGTTCGCGATGGCCGCGTCGACCTCATCCCGATCCGATGAGGGAACCGCGAGCGCGAGGAACTCATTCGACACCGCGACGCCCGATCCGTTCCGGAAGAACTCGATGATCGCCGCGGCCTTGGTGAGCGACACGTGAAGCGGTCCGCCCTTGGCCCCGGCGCGCTCGATCGCCTCGAACGCGAGGCTGAAACGCCCTCCGTCCTGGCCACCCGCGAGCGCCATTCCGAAGTTGGTGGCGAGATAGTCCCAGAGACGATCGGGATCGTAGGTGCGCCCGCCGGCGGCAGGCGTGCCCGACAAATGCTCCTGGAAGCCGGCGGGCTCGGACGAACTCAGAAATCCGAAGACGCTGCGTTCGTTCTGGGCGAAGCGCTGGCGCGAGACGGGGCCGAGCAGCAACGCCGTTATCGGGTTCAGCGGCCACGTCGCGGCCAGCGCGGAGGCGAGGGCCTTGGCATCGACGGGGCGGCGTCCCGCGACCTCAGCCGCGACCGCCTTGGCGGCCGCGCCCGCGGCGGCCGGCCGCTTCGCGCACTCGATTGCTCGGCCAAGCAGCGTGACCGTCTCGTCGGGGCCGGCGAGGAACGGAAGATCCTGGAACCTTCCCTGCACCTTCGCCCATTCGCGCCGGGCGTCGCGGTCGGCGCGGGCGGCGTACTGCTCGAAGGACTGATGGAGGATGCCGAGCACCACCAGCCGCCCGTCGCTCCGGGCCGCTGCCTCGGCCAGATCCTGCAGCAGGTGGACGTCGCCACCGTGGAGCGCCGCGAACTCGAGCATCTTGCCGAGCTCGTCCAAGATGATCAGCGTTCCGCCGGCTCTCCTACCTCGGCCCTTCGGCGCCATGACCGCGTCGATGAGCGCCTGGTCCGACACCATCGCTTCGCTGGTGCGGGTGTCGCTCCAGTCGAGCGAAGCCTGCGCCGCGGTGGCGATCGCCTCGCGAAGTCCGATGCGGCTCCCCGTGACGGCGAGCACGTCCCAACGCCCCAGGCGTTGTGGGAAGGCTTCGTCGAAGAGACCCGCTACCTCGTCGCCCGCGATCTCGCGCGCGATGTCCCGATTGTCACCCTTTCCGGCGACCAGGTTCGCGAGAAGCAGCGCTGCGCAGGACTTGCCGCCGCCGTATGGGCCCGTCCAGGTGAAGGCGCCTTGCCCGCTTTCGATCTGACTGCATGCCATGGCGGTCAGCGATTTGGTCACGCTCGCCTGCAGGACGTAGCCGACGAGCGGCGGCGTGCCCGCGAGATCGCGGTCGATGCGCGCGGACCGGGCGAAGCGCCGCTCGATGGTGACGATTTCCGACAGGGTCTTCATGCGGCCTCCGCCATGCGGCCGTAGGAGCGGGTCAGCAGGCCGAGCCAGTCCGGTTGGTGACGCCGATGGACCTGTCGCAGGCCCGCGGTGTCCGTCCACGACCAGGATCCGTCGGTGATCGCGTCGAGCGCCATCAGTCGCGTCACCACGCTGTCCTCGTCCAGCTTGAAGACTCGGCCGGGCGAGCCGGGCTCGTACGTGACCTGTTCGGCGGTGAGCGTCATCGAATCCCCGCCCGTCCTCTGCCAGAACTGATCAAGCGCGAGGGCGAACACGCCGTCCGGAAGCGTCGGCTTCGGACCGCGCATGAACTCGAACCATCCGCCGATGCGTGCTTCGCGAACAAGCCCGAGTTCGGCGAGCAGCGGCTCGGCCGCGTCTTCGGTAAGCGCACCCGTGCGGCGGACGTAGCTGCGCAGGAACACCTCGACGTCGCGCTTGACCGTGACGCGGGTCGCACGCCATCCCCGTTCCTGCACCAGCCGAAGAAGCTCGCTGGCCAAGCCCTCGCTGTCGAAGTCGACGCCGGGAAGGGCGTTGAACGCATAGAAGGGCGTGGTCGTCATCTCGGGGGTGGATGCGATGTGCCAATGGGTCAGCCAGATGGTGGCGGGATGCTCGACGAACGGGTCGAGCCCTTCGTCGTCCAAGATCTCGGTCGCCAGCGCAGTTGGCCAGAGTAGGCCTTCGCGCTCCTCGATTAGGCCGCTGGCGATATTCCAGTGGCGCATCGAGACCGCCATGTTGCGGCCCACCCCGAATCGTGCGATAGCCTCGTGTTCTTGGAATGTTCTCAAAGGTGCACCGCCCCGGACGGCCTCGAACGCCTTCTTGGGCCATAGCAGACGCAGCGGGAAGGTCTCGTGCCCGGCGAACTGAACCTTCGTGGCGGGATCTTGAAGGACGTTTCTCATGTCAGAATTGTAGCGGAACATGACCCGCTGGACAAGTTGTCCAGTGGCTACGCGTCGAGTTTAACGCGTTTCGCCAACAGTCGGGCGGCATCGACCGCCTCGGCCTCGATCGAGTACCTATTGAAGTGCACCCGTAGCGTCGATCGGCTCCATTTGGCATCGAGGCCCATCGCGGCAAGTACATGCGAAGTATCGATCCGACCGGACGTGCAGGCCGAGCCAGTCGACAGCATCACTAGCGACGACAATGCTTGGGCGATGGACTGTGCATCCGAACCGGAGATCGTCAGGCTTGCTGCTCCCGGAAGCCTTTCCACCCCGCCTCCATTCACCGAAAGCCCAACATCGCATCGGGATAGTTCGACAAGGAACATCTTGAGAAGTCTGTCGGCGTGCTCGCCGTCGCGGTCGAGTCGTGTGTTTGCCAGATCCGCCGCCGCACCGAAGCCCGCCACCAGCGCGGTCGGCTCGGTTCCCGCGCGCAGGCCCCGCTCCTGTCCGCCACCCAGGACGAGCGGAGCGGGGCGGGGGGCCGTCGCCGACACGTAGAGCGCTCCGATGCCACCGGGTCCGTACATCTTGTGCGAGGACGCGCTGAGATAGTCGACATCTAGGTCGAAGACGTCGAGCTGCACCTTGCCGACGGCCTGTGCGGCGTCGCAGTGGAAGAGGGCGCCGCTCTCATGGGCGAGGGCTGCGACGGCCGCGACCGGCTGCAGCACCCCCGTCTCGTTGTTGACCGCCATGACCGACACGAGGAGCGTGTCGTCACCAATGAGGGCGCGCAAAGTGTTGAGATCAACGACCCCGTTCGCGTCGACCGGCGCGACGTCTACGACAAAGCCGAGCTCGCGCAGTCGCAACGCCGGGGCGAGCACCGCCTTGTGCTCGACCGCCGATACGATGACGCGCCGCCGCGTGCTGGCGCCGGCGAGCGCTGCGAGCGCGACGCCGGTGATCGCCAGATTGTTCGCCTCGGTAGCGCCGGACGTGAAGAACACTTCCGCGGGCGACGCACCGATGAGTTCGGCGATGCGCGCGCGTCCCTCCTCAACGATTAACGCGGCCCGCTCGCCGTCCGCGTGCGGTGAGCCCGGGTTTCCTGGCCGAGACCAAGCGTCAAGCATGGCTTCGCGAGCTTCGGGGGCGAGCGGTGTGGTGGACAGTCCGTCGAGATAGATTGGCATGGGCACATCATCTACTGCGACGTGGGCGGGGGGTTGTCGAGGGCGGAGCGGCTTGGTGCGACGAGCCCTCGTTCTCAAATGCTATGATGAACATGTGCATCGGAAGCGCCGGCTACCACTTTGAGCGCTTTGACGTGATTTCTCGGAACAGCGAGATGATGGTTCTAACCGTCACGAACCCCTCTTGCGCACCCGCGCTCGAGACTGCCCTCTTTTAGGAGCGGCTCAGGCCTGTTTCACTGCTTGGTCGATAGCGGCCTCGAAGGCGGAGCCATCCTGGGGCCGCTTGACTATGTTGTGTTGAAGTGCAGCGAATATGGGCTCGAACAACCAGTCGGGGCCCCGCCAATCGTCTCGCGTAAGAGTTCCCGACGGATGCCTCCCGGTTACAACGTACCAAAAGACCGCTGCTAACTGATAAACGTCAGACGCACGAACAACGTCATCGTCGTTGCCAATGCGTTTGTTCTGCGCCTCTGGAGAAAGCCAATAGCGCGGGCCCATAACGAACCGATCGCCACTTATGTCCTGATGG
This sequence is a window from Sphingomonas ginsenosidivorax. Protein-coding genes within it:
- a CDS encoding ATP-binding protein, which codes for MKTLSEIVTIERRFARSARIDRDLAGTPPLVGYVLQASVTKSLTAMACSQIESGQGAFTWTGPYGGGKSCAALLLANLVAGKGDNRDIAREIAGDEVAGLFDEAFPQRLGRWDVLAVTGSRIGLREAIATAAQASLDWSDTRTSEAMVSDQALIDAVMAPKGRGRRAGGTLIILDELGKMLEFAALHGGDVHLLQDLAEAAARSDGRLVVLGILHQSFEQYAARADRDARREWAKVQGRFQDLPFLAGPDETVTLLGRAIECAKRPAAAGAAAKAVAAEVAGRRPVDAKALASALAATWPLNPITALLLGPVSRQRFAQNERSVFGFLSSSEPAGFQEHLSGTPAAGGRTYDPDRLWDYLATNFGMALAGGQDGGRFSLAFEAIERAGAKGGPLHVSLTKAAAIIEFFRNGSGVAVSNEFLALAVPSSDRDEVDAAIANLLSWAILMPQPRLGGYALFAGSDFDLDEAIGLVTAQPSPSELNAIPARVGLSAVAAKRHYLRTGTLRTFDIVLDIATRAEKPQDAANRLSQVERRGSGMLVLVVNDGAFDRPEIDVRCKLMADAFRKTGTVAAVGAAPSRHDLLAPASELIALERVMRDNLRLEGDRIARRETGARHAATTENLLRRLDAALNEATWRLSTEGDDAVREPLAVLASTLADKAFRKAPVLHSELLQRNKPSSSAMAAVRNLMHAMVDRPGTADLGYTGYPAEMGLYMTVLRPFGLHREVDGATDFQAPLPDGAGATLAAAWSVIEDAPDTTLDQVYTTWSVAPFGMKAGVMPLLAMANLMSRRDRVAVYVDGVFQTDFDDVLADKLLQRPEAIRLRRIDRSVQEAAYLSGLANAFELAPDAPALSVAQTLYRRFEDLTAYAQRTKSIPAECVAVRDAVLRANDPEDVLFERIPEALGGRLSAEAVLEALASSEGVYGDLLNGLRVALARGLGVDAETFGGVAERAENLRELTNDFAFEAFAMRTGAFGSGEGDIEGLASLLLHRPPHSWSDRDADQALLELGKLCRRFRETEALAIVRDRTPTAEAMALIVGLDATVPPVVRSFILTEAEKAQATSLADELIATLNRGDRLASVQLAALARAVAGIAIEDGTMQNQVRAQAA
- a CDS encoding DUF4007 family protein, with the translated sequence MFRYNSDMRNVLQDPATKVQFAGHETFPLRLLWPKKAFEAVRGGAPLRTFQEHEAIARFGVGRNMAVSMRHWNIASGLIEEREGLLWPTALATEILDDEGLDPFVEHPATIWLTHWHIASTPEMTTTPFYAFNALPGVDFDSEGLASELLRLVQERGWRATRVTVKRDVEVFLRSYVRRTGALTEDAAEPLLAELGLVREARIGGWFEFMRGPKPTLPDGVFALALDQFWQRTGGDSMTLTAEQVTYEPGSPGRVFKLDEDSVVTRLMALDAITDGSWSWTDTAGLRQVHRRHQPDWLGLLTRSYGRMAEAA
- a CDS encoding cysteine desulfurase family protein, whose protein sequence is MPIYLDGLSTTPLAPEAREAMLDAWSRPGNPGSPHADGERAALIVEEGRARIAELIGASPAEVFFTSGATEANNLAITGVALAALAGASTRRRVIVSAVEHKAVLAPALRLRELGFVVDVAPVDANGVVDLNTLRALIGDDTLLVSVMAVNNETGVLQPVAAVAALAHESGALFHCDAAQAVGKVQLDVFDLDVDYLSASSHKMYGPGGIGALYVSATAPRPAPLVLGGGQERGLRAGTEPTALVAGFGAAADLANTRLDRDGEHADRLLKMFLVELSRCDVGLSVNGGGVERLPGAASLTISGSDAQSIAQALSSLVMLSTGSACTSGRIDTSHVLAAMGLDAKWSRSTLRVHFNRYSIEAEAVDAARLLAKRVKLDA